The following proteins are encoded in a genomic region of Spirosoma sp. SC4-14:
- a CDS encoding GMC family oxidoreductase → MSYLNIDSVKDRTFDAIVIGSGISGGWAAKELTGKGLRTLVLERGRDVKHVTDYPTTMMQPWEFQHRGQLTKDYLDANPIASRCYANREDAVHFFVKDAEHPYIQEKPFDWIRGYQVGGKSLMWARGTQRWSDYDFDGPARDGFAVDWPIRYADIAPWYSYVERFAGISGNKDGLPQLPDGEFLPPHEMACVEKHFSQQVAKHYNNTRPVIIGRCAHLTKPQPIHLQQGRGQCQNRSLCQRGCPYGGYFSSNSSTLPWAAKTGKMTLRPDSVAHSIIFDDKKNKATGVRVVDAHTKQMTEYYAKIIFVNAACLNSNLILLNSKSNRFPNGLGNDNGLLGKYMAFHNFRTTISAEHEGFTDVTTEGIRPNSSYIPRFRNVFKQETDFLRGYAAGFGASRMMDVDKSGMGETLKNSLMTKKYGNWRVGSHMMGETIPKETNYVALDSALTDPWGIPQLRVSVAYDDNDEKMIRDFHEQMTEMLTLSGFTNIQTHDKPDKAPGLDIHEMGGVRMGKDPKTSLLNKWNQFHTCKNVFVTDGACMTSTSTQNPSLTFMAITARAADYAVKEMKKGNL, encoded by the coding sequence CGACGTCAAACACGTTACCGACTACCCAACAACCATGATGCAGCCCTGGGAATTTCAGCACCGCGGGCAACTTACCAAAGACTATCTGGATGCCAACCCCATTGCCAGCCGATGCTACGCAAACCGGGAAGATGCCGTTCATTTTTTTGTCAAAGATGCTGAGCACCCGTATATTCAGGAAAAACCTTTCGACTGGATTCGTGGCTATCAGGTGGGTGGTAAATCGCTCATGTGGGCACGCGGTACGCAACGGTGGTCTGATTATGATTTCGATGGACCCGCCCGCGATGGGTTCGCCGTCGACTGGCCCATTCGGTATGCCGACATTGCACCCTGGTATAGTTATGTAGAGCGGTTTGCCGGTATTTCTGGTAATAAAGACGGGCTACCTCAACTCCCGGATGGCGAATTTCTGCCCCCGCACGAAATGGCCTGCGTTGAAAAGCATTTCAGTCAGCAGGTAGCCAAACACTATAACAACACGCGTCCGGTTATTATCGGGCGTTGTGCGCACCTCACCAAACCGCAACCCATTCATCTTCAGCAAGGTCGTGGACAATGCCAGAATCGCTCCTTGTGCCAGCGCGGTTGTCCCTACGGTGGGTATTTTAGCAGTAATTCGTCGACGTTACCCTGGGCCGCCAAAACGGGCAAAATGACGCTCCGACCTGACTCGGTAGCTCACTCGATTATTTTCGACGATAAAAAGAATAAGGCAACCGGCGTTCGGGTGGTCGATGCGCATACCAAGCAGATGACCGAGTACTACGCCAAAATTATTTTCGTCAATGCCGCCTGTCTAAACTCGAACCTGATTCTACTGAACTCGAAATCGAATCGGTTCCCGAACGGACTGGGTAACGACAATGGTCTGCTCGGAAAATACATGGCCTTCCATAATTTCCGGACTACCATTTCGGCCGAACACGAAGGTTTTACCGATGTTACAACCGAAGGTATCCGTCCGAACAGTAGCTATATTCCCCGTTTTCGGAACGTGTTCAAGCAGGAAACGGATTTTCTGCGGGGCTATGCCGCCGGGTTTGGGGCCAGCCGCATGATGGACGTTGACAAGTCGGGCATGGGCGAAACGTTAAAAAACAGCCTGATGACCAAAAAATACGGCAACTGGCGCGTAGGTTCGCACATGATGGGCGAAACCATTCCGAAAGAAACCAACTATGTTGCGCTCGACTCGGCCCTGACCGATCCCTGGGGTATTCCGCAGCTACGGGTTTCGGTTGCCTACGACGACAACGATGAGAAAATGATTCGGGATTTCCACGAGCAAATGACCGAGATGCTAACACTTTCGGGCTTTACCAACATTCAGACGCACGACAAACCCGACAAAGCACCTGGTCTCGACATTCACGAAATGGGTGGTGTTCGGATGGGGAAAGATCCCAAAACTTCGTTGCTGAACAAGTGGAACCAGTTCCATACCTGCAAAAACGTGTTTGTTACCGATGGTGCCTGCATGACCTCTACGTCGACGCAAAATCCATCCCTCACGTTCATGGCCATTACCGCCCGCGCGGCCGATTATGCAGTGAAAGAAATGAAAAAAGGAAATCTATAA